The Clostridia bacterium DNA segment CAGCGGCTTCGCGGTTTTCGCGGCGGCGATGGCGGGTGTCTCCGCGGCCAAGGTGCTTATGGGGGCCCTGCTTCCCGGGTTGCTGCTCGCGTTGCTGTGCGTGGCCTATCTCCTGGTACGGGTAGCACTGCGGCCGGAATTGGCGCCGGCCTACGGCGTGGGAGAGGTGCCCGGAGGGGAGAAGGTGCGGGTGCTGGTCCGGGACTTGCTGCCCTTCCTATTGATCATATTTGCCGTGTTGGGCGTGATCTTTCTAGGTGTCTGCACGCCCTCGGAGGCGGCAGCCTTCGGGGTTTTGGCCTGCTACGCTCTGGCCGCCGCGCGGAGAAAGCTGACCTGGCAGATTGTGAAAGAATCCGCCGTGGACACCGTTCAGGTAACGGCCATGATCTTTGCCATCGTGCTGGGCGCCATGACCTTTAGCCGCATCCTGGCCAGCAGCGGCGCCGTGGCCGGTTTCATGGATTGGGTGACGTCGGTGAACCCCTCGCGGTGGGGGATTCTAATTGCTACTCAGGTGGTCATTCTGGTCCTAGGCTGCTTTATGGATCCGGCGAGCATAGTCATGCTTACCGTTCCCGTGTTCATTCCTCTCATGACCAAACTGGGATTCGATCCCATATGGTATACGGTGCTGCTCGTCGTCGGCATCCAGTTGGGCATGATCACTCCCCCGCTGGGACTGGACGTCTACAACATTAGAGGCATGGCCTCTCCCATAGACCCAGGGCTGACTGTGGAGGAGGCCTTCCGGTCCTCCACGCCCTTCTTCCTGCTAGGGCTGGCGGTCATGGTGGCGATTATCGTCTGGCCCCAGCTAGTGCTGTGGCTACCCAACATGATGCGCTGACTTGCGGCGCGGGGCGGTGCGGGGAGAGCGGCCGTCCCCAAACGCGCAGGGGTACCGTGGATGCACCAAACCTACCGGAAGGGGGTGAGGAGCGGCCGAGGCAGGCGGGATCAACCTGCAGGCGCACCCGCCGTCGTCCGGCGTAAGGATTTGAACCGA contains these protein-coding regions:
- a CDS encoding TRAP transporter large permease subunit, whose product is MWVTVFAFMFGCLILLMLTGMPIAAAFLLTCIPGALLFWQGIAGLKQLIMSVANSVNMFGFLPIPLFLLMGNVVFRTGLGAVLIGALDKLLGRLPARLSLLTIAVGTVFGTMIGISGGSIAIATTALLPEMKRRGYHRAMTIGPLVITGTLATLIPPSGFAVFAAAMAGVSAAKVLMGALLPGLLLALLCVAYLLVRVALRPELAPAYGVGEVPGGEKVRVLVRDLLPFLLIIFAVLGVIFLGVCTPSEAAAFGVLACYALAAARRKLTWQIVKESAVDTVQVTAMIFAIVLGAMTFSRILASSGAVAGFMDWVTSVNPSRWGILIATQVVILVLGCFMDPASIVMLTVPVFIPLMTKLGFDPIWYTVLLVVGIQLGMITPPLGLDVYNIRGMASPIDPGLTVEEAFRSSTPFFLLGLAVMVAIIVWPQLVLWLPNMMR